Genomic DNA from Bacillota bacterium:
AAGATCATAAATATCGACGGCGAGGAATGGCTGCTATACAAGCGCTTCCCTATAGATGTCGCCCTCATTCGCGGCACTGTCGCGGACGAGAACGGAAACCTCACAGTGGACAAGGAGATGGGTATCCTCGAGGCTTTGCCGCTGGCTATGGCGGCGAAGAACAGCGGGGGCATAGTGATAGCGCAAGCCGAGTATATCGCGCAGCGCAACACCCTCCACCCCAAAGATGTCAGGGTCCCCGGCGTTCTCGTGGACTATGTGGTCATCGGCAGGCCCGAGAACCACCTGCAAACCCAGGTGACCTATTTCAACCCCGGTCTTTCCGGCGACATAAGAGTGCCCGTCGACAGGATACCGCCGCTTCCGCTCGATGCCAAGAAAATCATCGGCCGGCGAGCGGCGCTGGAGTTGCGCCCCGGCGCAGTGGTGAACCTCGGCGTGGGAATACCCGCCGCCGTAGCCAGCGTGGCTGCCGAAGAGGGGGTGAGCGATCAGTTCACCCTGACGACGGAGCTGGGGGTATTCGGCGGCGTTCCGGCGTACGGCCTCGACTTCGGGGCCTCCTACAACTCAGAGGCAATGATCGAGCACTCATCGATGTTCGACTTCTATGACGGCGGCGGGTTGGATGTTACCTTCGTGGGCCTCGCGCAGGTCGACAGGCATGGGAATGTCAACGTGAGCAAATTTGCCTCCGCCATCCCCGGTTGCGGTGGGTTCATTGACATTACACACAAAACAAGGCGCATAGTCTTCTGCGGTACCTTCACCGCTGGTGGCCTTGAGGTCGCCGTGGACACCAGCGGTGTCAAGGTAGTCAAAGAGGGGGCCATCCGCAAGATAGTCGGTGACGTGGAACAGGTTACGCTCAACGGGGAATTGGCGGCGGCAAAAGGACAGGAGATTCTGTACGTCACCGAGAGATGCGTGTTCAAGCTTACGCAGGAAGGTCCTGTCCTCGTCGAGATTGCTCCGGGGATTGATCTTGAAAGAGACATAATCTCACTGGTGGAGTTCCCAATTCCAGTAAGCGAAGACCTGCGCACAATGGACGCTCGCATCTTCCAGCCAGGTCGCATGGAGTTGTCAAAATCGTTCTAGGTTAACCTCGTCGGCGATCAGTATATGCCGGCTCGGATGGAGGCAACAGTTGTGAGACAGAATCCAGTCAAACATGCTCTAAGGAACGGACAGAGTGTATTCGGAGTCTTCAATGCAATGGCGTCCTCAGGGCTTTCGGAACTGCTCGGTCGTAGCGGATTCGACTTCGTGATACTCGACACGGAACACGGTCCGGGAACGACAGAATCTGTTGAGGACATGGTCAGGGCTGTGGAGATCGGGG
This window encodes:
- a CDS encoding acyl CoA:acetate/3-ketoacid CoA transferase; the encoded protein is KIINIDGEEWLLYKRFPIDVALIRGTVADENGNLTVDKEMGILEALPLAMAAKNSGGIVIAQAEYIAQRNTLHPKDVRVPGVLVDYVVIGRPENHLQTQVTYFNPGLSGDIRVPVDRIPPLPLDAKKIIGRRAALELRPGAVVNLGVGIPAAVASVAAEEGVSDQFTLTTELGVFGGVPAYGLDFGASYNSEAMIEHSSMFDFYDGGGLDVTFVGLAQVDRHGNVNVSKFASAIPGCGGFIDITHKTRRIVFCGTFTAGGLEVAVDTSGVKVVKEGAIRKIVGDVEQVTLNGELAAAKGQEILYVTERCVFKLTQEGPVLVEIAPGIDLERDIISLVEFPIPVSEDLRTMDARIFQPGRMELSKSF